A region of the Candidatus Zixiibacteriota bacterium genome:
CCTGAAGCTCGATAATCACCAGCGAGGTCTTCTGGGACTCTTTCTCCAGACCTTTTCCGGTGGTCAAACCTCGAACCTGTATAATTTGATGTTCAACTCACAGACGCGTGTGGTCGACCTTGGCGCCGGTTATGTTTACGGCAGCTTTGACGACGACCTGGATGTCTCGATTTATTTCGGAGTCGGAAGAATCCCCAGCTCTTTTATCACACCGACCTGGATCGACTCGATTCAGAACATCATCATCAATGAACTGACCCGGGTGCGTGATCTGCCGGACAACTCACCGGAACTCCTCGAGTTCAACAATCGCGCCAAGGGCTTCCTGGAGCAAAGTCGCAAGCAAACCGAGAAATACCTGAACGATCCGCCCATGTTCGGTTATCGCGCCGGAGTCGGCGCCGGTTGGATGGGGCATCTGGCTGAAATCGAGAAGGAGGCCGGATTCCGCAAGAGTCTCATGCAACCGGAGCAATTCGCCTGGTTGAACGAGCAGCTTTCTTCGGGGATAAATATCTGGCGCGAGGCCATCACTCAATGGCATATAATCGAGAGATCTCCATACTCAGTTGCCGCCAAACCCAGCCCGGGACTCATGACCGCACTTTCCGATGCCAAGGCGCAACGCCTTGCCGGATATGTCGAGGATTTCAAAGAGAAATACGGCGTGAGCGATGATCAGGAAGCGATTCGCCGTTATAAAGAAGAGTTCGACGCCAACACCGCCGAACTCGAAGCCCTGGCGGCTAAAACCGAATTGCCCAAGTTCACTGATAATCCTCCCATGACACTGGATCCATTACTCGTCTATGATTCAACGTCGCTGGATTTTGGTGTGCCTTTCGTCGCATCGACCTTTGAAAACATGACCTCTTCCCGGTTCCAGATATATTTCGACATGAACGTCGTCCCGGAATCGCTCATGGTCTTCCTGCCGCTCCTGCCTGATCTCCTGACCGGAATCGGAGTTTACGACGGTGACAATGTTATCCCCTACGATGTCATGGAGGACCGGCTGCGCCAGGAAGTTTTGGGGATTGGTGCTTATTTCGACCTGGGATACGAATCAGGTCGCAACGAGTTGGCCCTGAGCGCTCAGGGCAGCAATCTGACCGAACTGCAGAACGGCCTCGACTGGCTGGATCGGATCACTTTCCATCCCTTCCTGAGCGTGGACAACCTCCCACGCATTATCGACGTGATTGACCAGGCTATTTCGGGATTCCGCAATCGCCGTGAGGGAGCAGAAGAAGGATGGGTTCATGACCCTGCCGACGCCTATCGCTTCCAGAACAATCCTCTTTTTCTTTCGACCAACAGTTTCCTGACCCAGGCTCACCTGGCTCATCGTCTGCGCTGGATGTTCACCGATGCCGGTTCAATCGAAGATCTGGCCCAGGTAACCAATCTGATGAGTCAACTCAAAGCACTGCAATCAACGGTCAGCCGAGATTCGCTCGTCACTGTCCTGACAACAATTGAAACATATTCCGACACTACCGGCGGTCCCCTGGCCGATGCTATCGCCCAGGCGGCCGAGCAATCCCGTCAGCAGTTCATGCGAGCGGCACGATCCCTGAAACAGGCTTTGGCGGATGTCCCGGATGAGAGTCTCGATCAGGATTTCGCTTACCTGTGCGATGAGATCATCTCGGACCTGTCCATGAATCCAACCGATGTGATCGCCCGTATTAACGCCCTGCTGGATTGCTTCCGCAAACGAGACAACGTCCGTACGGCGCTGGTGTCGAACAGCGCCGACCGTGAAGCGATCCTTCCGCGCATCAACCAGTATCTCTCCCACCTCGATACGGCTCCGGCCGTTAAGCAGGTTTATGCCGACCGCGATCGTATTATTGATCGACTGCGCGGACGCACGGGCATAACCGAACGGCCGGTCTACGCCGGGCTGGTTCACGAGGGAACACGCAACGGCGTGTTGATTTTCTCCGCCTCACTCGCGGGAAATTTCGATACCAGCGAGACGGCTATCATCGACGCCCTGACCGGCAAGATGTACTCGGGCGGCGGACCTCATTCGGTCTTCATGCACACCTGGGCGGCCGGTCTGGCTTATTCCAACGGTATTCACTATAACCAGACCAACGGCCGTGTCGACTATTACGCCGAACGTTGTCCGGATGTGGCCGAAACGATGCGTTTCGTAGTCAACCTGATTGAGAATGCTGAAGATGATCCCGGTCTCGTCGATTACTGCGTGGCACAGGTTTTCCTGCGCTCCCGGGCTCCAGGGCAATACGACTCTCGCGGTCTCTCCATGGCCAGTAGTCTTGCGGACGGAGTCGGTCCCGAGGTGCAACGCGCCTACCGCACAAAGCTGTTGCAAGTGGCAAAGGAAGAAAACATCTATGCCAAGCTGAAAGAGCACATGGCCGATGTCTACGGTCAGGTGCTGATCGGCTATGGTCCGAAAGCTGCCCAGTGTAACGATGGTGTTTATTTCCTGATCGGTCCGGAAACTCAATTCGAGTCGCTGGAAGAGTTAATTGACAACAGCGAAGGAGACCAAAAGGTATACAGATTATATCCCAGAGATTATTGGATAACCGCGGGCGCTAATTAAACGTATAGACAAAAGGTAATTAATCGGGGCACGAGCCGGGCAAACCGACTCGTGCCTCTTTTTGAAAGGAACGTTTATGGAATGGACCCGCGGGCAATACCGTATCACCGACAACCGGAACGAAGCCGACATCGATTTCATCGTGGAGTCACTACACTCAACTTATTGGGCTGAAGAACGTCCGCGCGAGGTAATCGAGACTTCTATTGCAAATTCCGTGATGATTCTGATGTTCGACGGCACGAAACCGATAGGTTTCGCACGGATCGTAGCCGACAACTGTACCTTCGCCTGGATCTGTGACGTCTTCGTTCATCCCGACTATCGCGGTCGTAGGCTGGGTGTCTGGCTGATGGAATGCACGCAGGCACATCCGACTTGTAAGGTGCGCATCAACATGCTCGCCACGCGCGACGCCCATACGTTATATGAAAAATTCGGTTATGTACGCCAGGAAGCGATGGTCAAACGCAATCCGCACATAGTCGACTAAACCAGCTTCGCAACAAAGATCAACTCACCGGGATTCTTCGACCCGAACGGTGATCGATCGAATCCGGCATACAACGCTTCAATCTCGAAACCACATCGGACCAGAAGGTGTTCCGCTTCATAGCGGAAGAGGTAACGCATCGGGAACTCATGAACGAGGCGCTCCTCACGACCGTCCGGATGAGTTATGTAATAAATCAACTCGCAATCGCTGATTTGCTTGTAATAATCGCGAGCGGCAATACGTATCCGCCGTCGCATGATCCGTCCGTCGGGTAAGTCGACACCGGGTTCGTCCCCGGCTTCGTTGTAAGCCTTTTCATCCGCAAGAAACTGGATCGAGGGATTGAACAGATCGAAGACCAATCGACCGTCAGGTTTCAAATGCCGATGAATGGCGTTCAGACAGTCAATCTGGTCGGAAGTTTCGATAATATGCTGGAACGGGCGGAAAGGGATCGTGATCAATGAAAAGCGCCGTCCGAGTTCGAACGCTCGCATATCTCCCTGAGTCAAACTCACCTGCGCCTGTACTTCTTCAGGTTGCCGAGATAGACGCTCCCGGCAGCGCGACAGCATGTGTTCGGAGAAATCCAGCCCGACAATTTCTACGCCGGTTTCGGCAGTCGGTATCAACACCCGCCCGGTACCGCAGCCCAGTTCCAGAACCGGGCCACCATACGTCCTGGCCATATCGACATAAAAAGCCACGTCCGGACGGGATTGATAAGGCAACGTATAGTCGTAGAATGCCGCCACAAACGGAAAATCCTGATAGCCGCCACAATGATCCATACTGCCTCCTTGGTTAGTTTATATCCGGACAACTGCCTCAAGGCATATATCCAACATCGCCGCTCTTACGGCTTTGCGATCACGCCAACCACGACGATCCCAACCTTCCCGAACGACCAGATCGCCGAAATAAATAAGCTGAGCCAGTTCGATCCCGCGAAACTCCGCCACCGCAAATAATGCGGCAGCCTCCATCTCGACCGATAAACAGCCCTGAGAAAAGCGGGCTTCGGCCTTGCCGACCGTCTCGCGCAGAACTCCGTCGGTTGACCAGCACTTACCTTCGGCAAACTCAATCTCTTTTTCCCGGAGTAGATCGGTGAGTACCCGACGCGCTCGCTCACCGGGTTTGGCCGGATGTCCCGGTTTGAGATAATGATAGGAAGTCCCCTCATCGCGGATAGCTTCATCGGGCACCTGAAGACCTCCCACCGCCAGTTCTTTATTGAGTGCTCCGGCTCCGCCACAGACCAAAATTTTATGACAGCCGGTTTCGATCAACCATTCCAGCGTTGCCGCCGCCAAAGGCGCACCGACTCCGGGATGAGCCACAGCGATCATACTACCGTTCCTCTCGACGCCATAGACATAATGAATGCCGTCTTCCCAGGGATCTTCGGCCAGTACGTTCACGTCGTCCCGATCTCGGAGTTTTTCCACTTCATCGGCGAAAAAGCAGAGCACGCCATGCGATCCCCCCGCAATCGGTTCAAAGACATGGGATGGATTGATCAGAGCGTCTCGGTTGGAATCAAAATCAAGGATAGGATATTTATTATCGAAAGCCATATCAGATCTCCCGTATGAATCCCCCGTGCGCCAAACAAACAACCCCTGCCGAAATGCTCGTGCAGGGGTGTCTGAAATTTGGTGGAGCCAAGGGGGATCGAACCCCTGACCTCTTGACTGCCAGTCAAGCGCTCTCCCAGCTGAGCTATGGCCCCAAGCGGCTCATATTTTAGTTTATTTGTCGGGATATGTCAACCGATTTGTTCACTAACCGAGTCTTGGGTCAACGCAGATGAGTCTTCGAGGCGATTTTTCCTGAATCCGCTGATCAAAGCCGCCAGCAGGGCGAAACTCAAACAGACATAGGTAACATAACGATATTTGAGCACGAACTGCTCCCCCTCGGGTAGTTGACCGCCAACCGTCAACGCCTCGAACAGCGTCGTCGCTACCGCGACCCCGAACGCCATCCCGATATTTCTGGTCGATGAATTAATACTCGACGCGATCGGTCGTTGCTGTGGTTTCACCGATCCCATCATCGCCGAAGTATTGGGTGAATTGAAAATCCCGACTCCGATACCCACCGTAGTAAGGCCGAACACCATATATCCATTACTGCTGTCGGCCTTGAGAGCGGACAACAGATATAATCCGACGGCAAAAATCAGCGCTCCTCCGACAGTCAGCGCCTTGAATCCGATCTTGTCGGAAATACGTCCCGACAGCGGCGCAATCAACATCATCGTGATCGGGAGAATAATCAAAAACAGACCGACCGTCTGCGGTTCGTAACCTCTCATATCCTGCAAATAAAAAGGCACTAATATCAGAGCTCCGGATAAGGCGGAAAACGTCAGAAACATACCCGCGACTGAGATACGGAATTGACTGTTGCGGAAAATGTCACCACCGATCAAAGCTGTGCCGGGTTTTGATTCACGCCAGATAAAGACAGCCAGTGCGATGAGACTTGACAACAGAAGCAGTCCGAACGGACCTTCCACCTTCATTCTCGAATCGAGCACGGTCATTGCCAACATCCCGCTTAGCAAGCAGATAGAAAGAGCAACGGCGCCCGAGATATTGATTTTCTTGTCTGAAATAGTCGACTTAAATCCATGGAAAAAGGAATAAGCCATCACCGTTCCCACTATGGCTACCGCTGAACTTAAATAGAAAATTACCTGCCAGGGCCATGCGGTTAACATGAATCCGCCAAGCGGTGGTCCGATCATTAAACCCACAGCAACCATCATGGCCATCAAACCGATCCCCTTGCCTCGCTCGCTCGCAGGGAAAGCAGTAGTGATCAAGCCCATTCCCACCGCCTGGAACATCGCACCGCCAAGAGCCTGAACCACTCGACCGACCAGAAGCGGCCCCATACTCGTCGAGACAGCACAGAGAATAGAACCGATTACGAGGAAAATGAAACCGAACTTGTAAGCAAAAGGATACCCCTTCCGCCCCGCCCAGGCTCCAAACACCATGACCAATGACACTACCGTCAACTGGTAGGCAAGCACCACCCAGGCAATCACGTCAATTGCCACGTTCAATTCGGCTGCCATAGTCGGCAAAGCTACATTCAAGATGGAACCTTCGAGAGTACCGATGAAGGTTCCCATGGAGGCTATGGCCAGGAAACGGTAGCGGTGTTTCTGTATTTGGTCTGGCTGCAAACTCGTAAAATCGCCTAAGTTATTGTCCTAAAAAAAGATTGACATTGTAGCAGGTGCTTTATAAGCTTTGCGCGAGATTCGGTCAACATGTTTTTCGGACCTAATTGTATTAAACAATCTTGGAGATCATCCGTCCTCTTTGAAGGGATGAGAGAAGTCGGGGTATGAGTAAGACGGTCCCCGAACTGGTGGAACGCTTTGTACAGGGGGATGAGACCGCCTTCGCGGAACTGGTCAATCGGTTCCAGAAGCGGATATATT
Encoded here:
- a CDS encoding GNAT family N-acetyltransferase, which produces MEWTRGQYRITDNRNEADIDFIVESLHSTYWAEERPREVIETSIANSVMILMFDGTKPIGFARIVADNCTFAWICDVFVHPDYRGRRLGVWLMECTQAHPTCKVRINMLATRDAHTLYEKFGYVRQEAMVKRNPHIVD
- a CDS encoding class I SAM-dependent methyltransferase, with protein sequence MDHCGGYQDFPFVAAFYDYTLPYQSRPDVAFYVDMARTYGGPVLELGCGTGRVLIPTAETGVEIVGLDFSEHMLSRCRERLSRQPEEVQAQVSLTQGDMRAFELGRRFSLITIPFRPFQHIIETSDQIDCLNAIHRHLKPDGRLVFDLFNPSIQFLADEKAYNEAGDEPGVDLPDGRIMRRRIRIAARDYYKQISDCELIYYITHPDGREERLVHEFPMRYLFRYEAEHLLVRCGFEIEALYAGFDRSPFGSKNPGELIFVAKLV
- a CDS encoding nucleoside phosphorylase; the encoded protein is MAFDNKYPILDFDSNRDALINPSHVFEPIAGGSHGVLCFFADEVEKLRDRDDVNVLAEDPWEDGIHYVYGVERNGSMIAVAHPGVGAPLAAATLEWLIETGCHKILVCGGAGALNKELAVGGLQVPDEAIRDEGTSYHYLKPGHPAKPGERARRVLTDLLREKEIEFAEGKCWSTDGVLRETVGKAEARFSQGCLSVEMEAAALFAVAEFRGIELAQLIYFGDLVVREGWDRRGWRDRKAVRAAMLDICLEAVVRI
- a CDS encoding MFS transporter, whose amino-acid sequence is MQPDQIQKHRYRFLAIASMGTFIGTLEGSILNVALPTMAAELNVAIDVIAWVVLAYQLTVVSLVMVFGAWAGRKGYPFAYKFGFIFLVIGSILCAVSTSMGPLLVGRVVQALGGAMFQAVGMGLITTAFPASERGKGIGLMAMMVAVGLMIGPPLGGFMLTAWPWQVIFYLSSAVAIVGTVMAYSFFHGFKSTISDKKINISGAVALSICLLSGMLAMTVLDSRMKVEGPFGLLLLSSLIALAVFIWRESKPGTALIGGDIFRNSQFRISVAGMFLTFSALSGALILVPFYLQDMRGYEPQTVGLFLIILPITMMLIAPLSGRISDKIGFKALTVGGALIFAVGLYLLSALKADSSNGYMVFGLTTVGIGVGIFNSPNTSAMMGSVKPQQRPIASSINSSTRNIGMAFGVAVATTLFEALTVGGQLPEGEQFVLKYRYVTYVCLSFALLAALISGFRKNRLEDSSALTQDSVSEQIG